From Enterococcus mediterraneensis, the proteins below share one genomic window:
- a CDS encoding GntR family transcriptional regulator, whose amino-acid sequence MKKYIHISGDLRNKILAGEYKSNDKLPSEKDLGAHYEASKMTIKQALDILVSEGLIIKRRGSGTFVKDLSKKEIDRIAIINQFRGKTAENPDKQVTSKVLDFSVVKADPFIQNKLNISEDDFVYHIYRVRYLNGSPTVIEETHMPIDVIPGLKKETLQASIYEYIEEELHLKIQSGHRTITVRKATDFEAEELALEKGDPVGVAEQIGYLVTGAAFEHSVSVHRYDKFVTEMILTRN is encoded by the coding sequence ATGAAAAAATATATCCATATTTCTGGGGATTTGAGAAATAAGATATTGGCGGGAGAGTATAAATCAAATGACAAGCTGCCTTCTGAAAAAGATCTGGGGGCACACTATGAAGCCAGCAAGATGACCATCAAACAGGCATTGGATATTTTAGTGTCTGAAGGCCTGATCATCAAGCGTCGCGGTTCAGGAACGTTTGTTAAAGACTTGTCGAAAAAAGAAATCGACCGTATCGCGATCATCAATCAATTTCGAGGAAAAACAGCTGAGAATCCGGATAAGCAAGTAACCAGTAAAGTGCTTGATTTTTCAGTAGTCAAAGCAGATCCGTTTATCCAGAACAAATTGAATATTTCCGAAGATGATTTTGTCTATCATATTTATCGTGTCCGCTATCTCAATGGCAGCCCAACGGTTATTGAAGAGACTCATATGCCTATCGATGTAATTCCGGGTTTGAAAAAGGAAACATTACAGGCCTCCATCTATGAATATATTGAAGAAGAGCTGCACCTGAAGATCCAAAGCGGCCATCGAACTATTACAGTCCGTAAAGCAACTGATTTTGAAGCAGAAGAATTGGCGTTAGAAAAAGGAGATCCAGTCGGTGTCGCTGAACAAATCGGCTATCTTGTCACTGGAGCTGCCTTTGAACATTCGGTTTCCGTTCATCGCTATGACAAATTTGTGACGGAAATGATCTTAACCAGAAATTGA
- a CDS encoding PTS sugar transporter subunit IIC has product METGFMDKLANILGKFATKINSLRYIKVIKDAFASLIPVIITGAFGTLFSAMVFDSENGLAQINALRFLEDLKPISSAISYVTLSFLTIYAVFLIGIELAKLNNVKGIFPGVVAVMSYLSVNPTVYEFVNNDTTVIAENVLAKQYTDTKGLFLGMFVAIISIELYCWLGRQKKLQLKMPETVPANVASSFSALFPTILTVAIIATLGFIIKAITGSYAYDIIYNIIQRPLEGVVQGLPGILLLMFIAQIFWVIGIHGNQMVKPIREPLLLAAIAVNTEAFEAGKEVPNIITMPFWDMYMNMGGSGVTIGLLVAILLVGKREDMRQITKLSLAPGIFNINEPVIFGMPIMLNPILAIPFVITPLITGTIGYIATTMGFAAKAVVMVPWPMPPIVNAYLATAGDIGAVITQIVCIVVSILIYLPFVKVMNRTRNEVA; this is encoded by the coding sequence ATGGAAACAGGTTTTATGGATAAATTGGCAAATATATTAGGGAAATTTGCCACAAAAATCAATAGTCTGCGCTACATCAAGGTGATCAAAGACGCATTTGCTTCATTGATCCCTGTCATTATCACAGGAGCATTCGGGACATTGTTTTCAGCGATGGTTTTTGATTCGGAAAATGGATTGGCACAGATCAATGCTCTGCGGTTTTTAGAGGATTTGAAACCGATATCTTCAGCTATTAGTTATGTGACATTGAGCTTTTTAACCATCTATGCGGTATTTTTGATTGGGATCGAATTGGCGAAATTGAATAATGTCAAAGGGATCTTTCCGGGAGTCGTGGCAGTCATGTCCTATCTTTCGGTGAATCCGACAGTCTATGAATTTGTTAATAATGATACAACAGTCATAGCGGAAAATGTTTTGGCAAAACAGTATACGGATACGAAGGGTTTGTTTTTAGGGATGTTCGTTGCGATCATCTCCATTGAATTATATTGTTGGTTAGGCCGTCAAAAGAAATTGCAGTTAAAGATGCCTGAGACGGTGCCCGCAAATGTGGCTTCTAGTTTTTCGGCATTGTTCCCAACGATTTTAACAGTTGCGATCATCGCGACACTAGGCTTTATTATCAAGGCAATCACCGGTTCTTATGCCTATGATATTATTTATAATATTATTCAACGGCCTTTAGAAGGCGTCGTTCAAGGTCTTCCTGGAATATTGCTGCTGATGTTTATTGCTCAAATCTTTTGGGTTATCGGGATCCACGGAAATCAAATGGTCAAACCGATCCGCGAGCCATTATTGCTGGCAGCGATCGCCGTCAATACCGAAGCGTTTGAAGCTGGTAAAGAAGTACCAAATATCATTACGATGCCATTTTGGGATATGTATATGAATATGGGTGGTTCAGGTGTCACGATTGGGTTGCTAGTCGCGATCTTATTAGTCGGAAAACGGGAAGATATGCGTCAGATCACAAAGCTTTCTTTGGCGCCGGGAATCTTCAATATCAATGAACCTGTGATCTTCGGAATGCCGATCATGCTGAATCCGATCTTGGCGATCCCATTTGTCATCACACCGCTGATCACTGGTACGATCGGATATATAGCAACAACAATGGGCTTTGCTGCCAAAGCAGTCGTGATGGTGCCGTGGCCAATGCCGCCGATCGTCAACGCATATTTGGCAACAGCAGGTGATATCGGAGCGGTCATTACACAAATCGTGTGTATCGTAGTATCGATCTTGATCTATCTGCCATTTGTAAAAGTCATGAATCGTACACGCAATGAAGTTGCTTAA
- a CDS encoding FadR/GntR family transcriptional regulator, translating into MENKTLVDKTVDKIIRYINENDLDVGMKLPNEYELSQQLDVGRSTVRESVKALASRNVLEVRQGAGTFISSKRGIATDPLGFSLIKDQDKMISDLFELRYLLEPKMAALAAKHATNEQIEKMNRLRIEIEESFYQNDKRHVELDIDFHTTIAEASGNVALFHIVPIINEAIALFNKNYDIQHLKIETIDMHKDITEAIGKHDETGALDAMTIHMANNRKQLNAIIHQKNEIGNK; encoded by the coding sequence ATGGAAAACAAAACGCTGGTAGATAAAACAGTAGATAAGATCATCCGCTATATCAATGAGAATGATCTGGATGTGGGTATGAAGTTGCCTAATGAGTATGAACTGTCTCAGCAATTAGATGTTGGTCGCAGCACAGTACGGGAATCGGTAAAAGCATTGGCCTCAAGAAATGTATTGGAAGTGCGTCAAGGCGCTGGTACCTTCATCAGCAGCAAACGAGGAATCGCGACTGATCCATTAGGTTTTTCGTTGATCAAAGACCAAGATAAAATGATTTCAGATCTATTTGAGCTAAGATATCTGCTGGAACCTAAAATGGCTGCACTAGCTGCAAAACATGCGACAAATGAACAAATCGAAAAAATGAATCGATTGAGAATTGAGATCGAAGAATCCTTTTATCAAAACGATAAACGGCATGTTGAATTGGATATTGATTTCCATACGACGATTGCAGAAGCAAGCGGCAATGTCGCACTGTTTCATATCGTACCGATCATTAACGAAGCAATCGCCTTATTCAATAAAAATTATGATATCCAGCACCTCAAAATCGAGACGATCGATATGCATAAAGATATAACTGAAGCGATCGGAAAACACGATGAAACCGGCGCATTGGATGCTATGACGATTCACATGGCAAACAACCGCAAACAATTAAATGCGATTATTCATCAAAAAAATGAAATCGGTAACAAATGA
- a CDS encoding PTS sugar transporter subunit IIB → MAKKTIMLVCSAGMSTSLLVTKMQKAAEEKGMDADIFAVAASDADNNLATKPVDVLLLGPQVRFMKNQFAEKLDPKGIPFDVINMADYGMMNGEKVLTQAENLMEGK, encoded by the coding sequence ATGGCTAAAAAAACGATTATGCTGGTTTGTTCAGCAGGAATGAGCACGAGTTTACTTGTAACAAAAATGCAAAAAGCAGCGGAAGAAAAAGGAATGGATGCAGATATCTTTGCAGTAGCGGCGTCTGATGCAGACAATAACTTAGCTACTAAACCTGTAGATGTACTTTTATTAGGACCACAAGTCCGTTTCATGAAAAACCAATTTGCGGAAAAGTTGGATCCAAAAGGAATTCCATTTGATGTGATCAACATGGCGGATTACGGCATGATGAACGGAGAAAAAGTACTTACACAAGCTGAAAATTTGATGGAAGGGAAATAG
- a CDS encoding PTS lactose/cellobiose transporter subunit IIA, whose product MEQQNLEAIMGLIMYGGNAKSDAMEAIQAAKEGDFETADQKIKDAEASLVEAHHAQTNMLTQEAQGNHMEVTLLTVHSQDHLMTAIAFTDLAKELIDIYKKMANK is encoded by the coding sequence ATGGAACAACAAAATCTTGAAGCGATCATGGGCTTGATCATGTACGGCGGCAATGCCAAAAGTGACGCGATGGAAGCCATCCAAGCTGCAAAAGAAGGCGATTTTGAAACTGCTGATCAAAAAATCAAAGACGCAGAGGCCTCATTGGTTGAAGCGCATCATGCGCAAACCAACATGCTGACACAAGAAGCACAAGGAAATCATATGGAAGTGACTTTGTTGACTGTGCACAGTCAAGACCATTTGATGACAGCGATAGCCTTTACCGATCTAGCCAAAGAACTCATTGACATTTACAAAAAAATGGCAAATAAATAA
- the celB gene encoding PTS cellobiose transporter subunit IIC, producing the protein MNGFMDKISEKIMPLANWLGQNRYLTVLRDAFMLAFPLTMFGSIVVVINNLPFFNDATKGTLSNLFGNGQNATMSIMSVFVTFGIGYYLSKSYDVEGVFGGAVSLASFLILTPFFTVTESGETVGNILSLDRLGAKGMFIGMLASFLAAEIYCRITKRGWQIRMPDGVPPAVTKSFAALIPAILTLSVFLIINAIVTGVFDVNLHDVIYEVIQKPLTGLGSSLPATLIALFFVQFLWFFGLHGQIIVNSVMDPIWNTLMLDNLDAYKAGDPLPHIITKPFMETFTVGLGGSGMTLAVVVMLVFIMKKKQYKDIGRLALGPGIFNVNEPMIFGLPIVLNATILIPWVLAPLVVTTLNYFVMVAGLVPAPTGVSVPWTVPIIASGILATNSWLGGLLQVIDFVIVAIIWFPFLKVLDRQPDAEV; encoded by the coding sequence GTGAATGGGTTCATGGATAAAATCAGTGAAAAAATTATGCCCCTAGCAAATTGGCTGGGACAGAACCGTTATTTGACAGTGTTGCGTGACGCATTTATGTTAGCGTTTCCTTTGACTATGTTCGGATCGATCGTAGTCGTAATCAATAACTTGCCGTTTTTCAACGACGCTACAAAAGGAACGTTGTCTAATTTATTCGGAAACGGACAAAACGCAACAATGAGTATTATGAGTGTATTTGTAACGTTTGGTATTGGCTATTATTTATCTAAATCATATGATGTTGAAGGAGTTTTTGGAGGCGCTGTCTCTCTTGCTAGCTTCTTGATATTGACACCTTTCTTTACAGTAACAGAAAGCGGAGAAACCGTTGGGAATATTTTAAGCCTTGACCGTCTTGGTGCTAAAGGGATGTTTATCGGGATGCTTGCATCATTCTTAGCGGCTGAAATTTATTGCCGTATTACAAAACGCGGGTGGCAAATCCGCATGCCTGACGGTGTTCCGCCAGCAGTTACCAAATCATTTGCCGCATTGATCCCAGCGATTTTGACATTGAGTGTTTTCTTGATCATCAATGCCATCGTAACGGGTGTATTTGACGTAAACTTGCACGACGTAATCTATGAAGTGATCCAAAAACCATTGACTGGTTTAGGAAGCAGCTTGCCAGCGACATTGATCGCATTGTTCTTTGTTCAATTTTTATGGTTCTTTGGTTTACATGGTCAAATCATTGTCAACTCAGTGATGGACCCAATCTGGAACACATTGATGCTGGATAATTTAGACGCGTATAAAGCTGGCGATCCATTACCTCACATCATCACAAAACCATTTATGGAAACATTCACTGTTGGTTTAGGTGGTTCGGGTATGACGTTGGCAGTAGTTGTGATGTTAGTCTTTATCATGAAGAAAAAACAATACAAAGATATCGGTCGTCTAGCATTAGGACCTGGTATCTTCAACGTAAACGAACCTATGATCTTCGGTTTGCCAATCGTCTTGAACGCAACGATCTTGATTCCTTGGGTTTTGGCTCCATTAGTAGTGACAACATTGAACTACTTTGTAATGGTAGCAGGACTTGTGCCAGCTCCTACCGGTGTTTCTGTTCCTTGGACCGTTCCGATCATCGCCAGCGGTATCTTAGCGACAAACTCTTGGCTGGGCGGATTACTGCAAGTGATTGACTTTGTGATCGTAGCAATCATTTGGTTCCCATTCTTGAAAGTATTGGACCGTCAACCAGACGCAGAAGTTTAA